Genomic DNA from Marinobacter sp. MDS2:
GCAAGGCGTAGCGTGCCTGCGTGTGGGTGGTCGCAATACTCAGATCACCTTTGCGCTGGTTGCTGAACTCCTGGGCAATTTTTTTAATGCCTTCCGCGCGTCGCAGAATCTCCCCGGCCTCACGGATGATGATTTCTCCGCCCGGCGTAATGCGCGTTAAGTGCTTGCCACTTCGAGCAAAGACTTCCAGCCCCAACTCGTCTTCCAGCAGCCGGATCTGTTTGGATATACCGGGCTGAGAGGTAAAGAGGCTCTGGGCAGTCGCGGACACATTCAAATCGTGGTGTGCAACTTCCCAGATATAGCGCAGCTGTTGTAATTTCATTAAATCCGTCGCTCCCAGATAAGACCTTTCACCAAATAATACGCATAAAAATGAGAATTTTCATTCTTTTTGGATATACATAGACACTCATCTTCAGTGTAGCTTAATTCCCTGCTTTCACAGCCCCGCCAGCAAGTTGCATTCGCTTTACTCTTGACTTGAGCGTGACAAAGCACACAATCGCTTATCGAAGCTATTTTGATTGTGCTGAACCATGTTGCTAAACACCAAGTTCCTGAGACCTTCCCCCGATCGTCGCGCGGTTCGCAGAGAACGGCTAGACGTAATGTTGGATGCCTCAGAAGGCAAACGCTTGAACCTGATTGTTGCGCCCGCAGGCTTCGGCAAATCGACTCTGGCTAGCCAGTGGTGCGCTCAAAATACCGCTCGAACAGCCTGGTTGTCGCTGGACACCCATGACGACCAACCCCGCCAGTTCTGGCAGTACCTGATTGGAGCTTTTGAACACTCGGGGTTAATGGGGCTGGAAGACGCCAAAAAACAGCTCTCTCAAGAGTCCGGTGACGATCTGACGGCCGCGATCACCTGCTTGATCAACACACTGTCAACGGAAGGCGTGCCATGGTCTTTGGTGTTAGACGACTACCACGTTATTTCGGATGACGATATCCATCGTCAGCTTGCATGGTTTATCGATTACCTCCCCCCCGGCATTCTGATCACCATCGCATCTCGTACCGAACCTCCCTTGCCGCTGGCTCGCTGGCGTGTTCGCAGGCAAGTCCAGGACCTCTACCCGGGCTTGCTCGCATTTTCTGAAGACGAATGCCTTTCGTTTTTTCGTGACACCATGGCCATGGACCTTACGGAAGAAGAGGTCCTATCCATTGCCCAACGCACGGAAGGCTGGGTAGCGGCTATGCAGCTCTCGGCACTGTCGGGCAAAGCAGGACAAGCATCGCAGAGCCAAAGCACCCTGACCGCACCGATTGCTCTGGAAGGCAAACTGATCAGTGATTATGTCTTGTCCGAAGTGCTTGACCAGCTGCCCGATCCACTCACGGATTTCCTGCTCGACACATCCTGTTGTCCGAGACTGTGTGCTTCGCTCTGTAATTTCATCCGGGAACGGGCAGACAGCGAGGAGATGCTTGAGTCTTTACTGGCCCAGAATCTGTTTATCATTCCTCTGGATAACCGCAACGGCTGGTTTCGTTACCACGATTTATTCCGCGAAGCCTTGGCGGCACGCGCCCGCATCATCAATCACGAGAGGGCTGAAACCCTGCAGCGGCGCACCGTAAACTGGCTACTCAGCCACGGTCACGTACAAGAAGCGATAGGCCAGATTGTCAGCAGTCAGGACACCGAACGTTTGGCCCAGGTATTGGCTGAACACGGCAACAACCTGATTCACGGCGGCTTTCATTTGCCCGTACTGGAATGGCTGAAGCTCTTGCCTGAGGATCGGGTTCAGGAAAGCCCGCAACTGATGATGCTGCAGGTGTGGGGGCTCTATTTTGCCAACCGGGTTGAAAAACTCGAGCCGATTCTGGGCGAAGTAGAAAACCTACTGGACCGACAGGTCGCAGATTCCCACCCGAATGCTGAAGGTGCGCTGGCGATCCACGCCGAGTTGTCGCTGATGCGCTCGTACCTGGCCCGCAGCCGGAATGACGAGCAAAATGCGTCGGATCTCACTCGCCAGGCACTGAAAGATATCGACCACAACCAGATTCCACTGAAATCTGTCACCTATTACGGCCTAGGGCTAGATGACTTCGGCAAGGGTGAACTTAACGACGCTCAAGAAGCGTTGGAGGCGGCCATCCGGTTTGGACAGGTGGAACGCAAACCCAGCACGGTACTATCTTCCGGGGGCCTTTTGGCATGGATCCAGTATCATCGCGGTGACACCGATCTTGCGCTGGACACCACCACACGAATACGCAGCTGGGTTGATGAGCATTACTCCGATCCAAGCCAACCCCGCCTGATTTCATGCTGGCAAAATTCCGCGTTGACGGAAATCTACCGGGAACGGAACGAACTGGAACTGGCCGCCAGTTATCTTTCGCCGCTACTTGAGCATGTCGAGAACGGCACCGAACCAGGCCAGCACGTAGTTATTCAATACGTTCGTGGACATTTAGCCTTCAGCAAAGGGAACCTGGAAACCGCCATTGAATGTTTGGAAGATGCGCTGTTCGTGGGTAACAAACGCCGGGAACATATTGTCTTCGAGCCGCCGGCGGTTTCTGCCTTGCTAGCCCGTTGCTATCTGGCCGCAGGTGATCAGGCGAAAGCCATGCGCTGTATTGAGCCGGCCATACAGCACCCGGCAAATAATCCGCTGAACCGTGAGCAAAATCAGATTTCGTTGGCACGCACGCTTATTTCCGGTGGGCGATGCCGCGAAGCACAAGATACGCTTTCAGCACTGATTCCCATTGCCGAACGCAACGCCCACAATCGCCATCTGGTCGAAATCCTCTTGGTTTACGCAGAAGCCCTTCAGCAGGAGGGCCGAGCAGCAGAAGCATCCGCCATGCTCGAACGGGCGCTCGATCAGGCTGAAAACGCTGGCTTTATGCGGTTGTTCGCTGAAGAAAACGACAGACTAAAAAGATTGCTGCTCGAATTACCGCGCTTGAGAGCACCCGGGCGCTGGAATCGCGAGCTGCTCACCATGCTCAAAGATCAAAACGCCACCCTCAACCCGCTGACGCAAGAGCCCGTAACTCAGCGTGCGACTGGCCCTTCTGATTCCGAGCAACCCTCGCCATTAGTAGAGCCCCTCAGCCTTCGGGAACAAGAAGTTCTTCAGCTCATCAATCAGGGGTTGGCCAACAAAGACATTGCGATGACGATGTCGGTAGCACCTGCCACCGTAAAAGCCCATATTCGGAACCTTTATAGCAAGCTGGGCGTGGGCCGCAGAACAGAAGCGCTGGCCAAAGCACGAGAACTCGGACTACTCGACCAGTCATCCTAAAGTGTGACTTGCATCACACTTTTCTCACATTAAGCCTACCCACTACGCCTTTAGGACGATCCCCTTACGCCCCTTTACGCCTTATTATTAATCCACAGTGAGGTTAACGTCTCACACGAGATCTGAAACTCAGGCCTTCAGTCTCCTTGTTGTGCGTTGTTTGGACGCCCGGGTTCGTTTAGAACCCTTTCTACAAGAGCCGCCCTCACGGGCTGGCTCTTTTTTTTACAGTTTTAGACGGGACTAATGCTCGATTAACCGGCGGAACGGAGGCAACGCATCCAGAAGCAGCTGGCCGTAACGTCTGGCGACAATGCGGCGATCAAGAATGGTCACACGGCCAGTATCTTGCTCGGTTCGCAGCAGACGCCCTACGGCCTGCACCAACTTGACCGACGCATCCGGTACGGTGATCTCCATAAAGGGATTGCCACCTCGTTGAGTCACCCATTCCGCTAAACTGGCTTCGATGGGATCGTCCGGCACCGAAAACGGCAAACGGGTAATCACCACGTGATGCAGATATTTACCGGGCAGATCGATACCTTCAGCAAAACTGGCCACGCCAAAGAGTACGCTGGCCTTACCTTCATCGATCCGACTGCAATGGGTTCGAAGCACTTCGTTCTTGGCCATATCGTCCTGAGTCAGAATCAACTCCGGATATTCCGGTGCCAGCGCATCCCTCACCTGCTGCATTTGCCGGCGAGAGGTGAACAGCACCAAAGTGGCCTTTTCGCCCGCCCATAAATCCGGCAGGCGTTTAACCAACGCATCGCCAAACCCGTCGTCCGTTGGCATGGCTTCAATGGCTGGCACTTCCACCGTAGCCATTTCGTTATATCTGAACGAACTGGGCACTACCATGTACCGGCTTGCTTCCGGAAGCCCTGCCCGTGAGCGCAGACGGTCAAACCGGCCCAACGCGGTCAAGGTTGCGCTGGTCAATACCGCGCCATAAACGCGCGACCATAAGCGCGAATACAACAGGTTGTCGGCCAGCACAGGTGAACTGAACAACGTGATATCTTCGGCGTGCTCCCATCGCTGACGAACCGACCAGCGTGCCGCCGGAGGGCCTTTTCGCGGAACCGGTTGGGCGCTTTCGTCCTGATCTGGTTTCGCCGCAACGTTCCCCTCGGACCAGGCTTCCCATAATCGGAGCTGTTCTTCTGCCCGGCTATGAAATGCTCCGATCACCGGGTACCAAGATTCGGCCGTATCACGGTCCAGTTCCGGGTCTTTGCGCTCATCGAACGCACTTTGCAGCTCCTCAACCAAGGTTCCGAGATTGCGACACAAACCGGCTGTGACAATTCGGGTTTCGCCAGCCAATTCGGCAAGGCTATCCGGCAACTCGCCTTCCGGGTACCGCCACTGAGCACTCCGGCGTTCCTCATTGAAATCCCAGCCGGTATTGTCTTCCACCTCTTCGTATACTTTGGCCAACGCAATATCGAGATCCCGACCCGCCAAACTGATTTTCTCGACGGCTTTAGCTGCCTGAGAACCTCCCGGCAGCCACGGCTGCATTTTAACCAACGCCTGCGACAGCTGTTTCAGCCACTGGCGCGTCGCGCTCAACGGGACCGAAGCCGCGAAATGGTTCAGCGCTTTATCCGGAAGATGGTGCGCCTCATCAAAAATAAACAAGGCATTTTCCGGTTCTGGAAGAATCGCACCGCCGCCCAATGCGAGGTCTGCCAACACCAGATCGTGGTTAGCCACCACAATATCGGCATCGTCGAGATCTTTTCGGGCCTCGAAAAAAGCGCAGCTATCGAAGTAAGCGCAATGTCTATTGGTGCACTGGCGGTGGTCGGTGGTGACCTGACGCCAAATTTCGTCGGGGATCTGCTCCGGCCAATGGTCACGATCTCCGTCCCATTCCCGAGAACCGTAGCTGCCGAGCATTTTTTCAAATGTAGCCCGACTACTGGCTTCATCATCGACCGGGCTATCCAGCAGGAACAGAGGCATGGTGTCGCTATCGCCGTGCCCTTCATCGTGTAGGCGCGCCTCCAGCCGAGACATGCATAAATACCGGCCGCGGCCTTTGGCGAGGGTCCAGTTGAACTTTAATTTGCTGTGTTTACGCAGGTCGGGCAGATCTTTGAGAACAATCTGGTCTTGCAGGGCCACGGTGGCTGTGGAAATCACCAGCGTCTTACCCAATGCCTTGGCCACTGGAATTGCCGAAATCAGATACGCCAGTGTTTTACCTGTACCGGTACCAGCTTCCACCACACACGCAGACGCGGGCGACGTGCGCAGACCATCGTTATCGGTAATCTCTCCCATGTAACGGGCAATTTCGGCGATCATCAAGCGCTGGCCATAGCGGGCACGCACGCCCTTGCCGGCTAAAACGTCTCGATACGCTTGCTGAATATCCTGTTTAACGTCGTCGGTTAGCGCCATTATCGGGGGCTCACCCAGTCACGAACGATTCCAACCCGAAACCGCTGGCCATTTTTGCTCAGCACCACACCGTCTTCAGTGATGTTTTCAACCAACAACGAGCCCAGGCTTTGGCCGGTTCGCAAATATCGGTTGTTGATCATCACCCGGCTGGCAGTAGGGTCTGAGGAATAGATATGGCTGTTGAAGGTCAAATCAGGAACACTCTTTTGGAACGAAAGCGGCAATTCTACCAGATGCGGCACCCGTTCTTGGGGCCGTGTTTGTACGGGTGCGGGTGGCCTTTGTTGCTCAGACTGGCTGGGCACAATAATGGTTGGCTGTTCGAATCGAGGTTCATTCAACCCGGATTCTGCAACCGCTTGCGGCGATTCAACAGGCACAACCGGAACTTGATTGACCGGCTCTGGCTGAAATTCTGGCTCAGGCTTTGCCTCGGCCTGTGAAGCGCGCACAGGCGCTCCCGGGGAGGCTACCGCATCAGACTCAACAGTGCCTGCTGATATCGCAGTTGTCTCCGGAACTGGCCTTGAGGGCCAAAACACATACGCTAACACTGCGGCGTTGATGATTAACGCCAACACCACCCAGACCACCGCCGATACCGGCTTCTTCTTGGGGCGATAGATCATCTGTACCTGTTGGCCAAGATCTGGCGCTTTACCCTGACGGCGTTCTGCTTCGGATTTTCTTAAAGCGTCGAGTATGTATGACATAACTTAGCTGCTTCCCGCCGCCGATTCAGCCACTAACCGCGGTCCATCGACGCCCAGGTCGTTATGAATCTGAATAATGGTCATCGCACCGGGAATGCCATCCACCGTTAACCCGCGCTGCTTTTGATACCAGCGTACCTGGTCGGTCATGCCTAAGCGTTTGATTCGGTCAGATTCCTGCGCAGTGCTGGCAAAACGATCAGCCAGCTCCATCATTTTGGAGCTGATCCACAGCGTTTGGCCTTTTTTATCAGCGTAAACGCCGTCACCGCTCTTGTATTCAGGCGCACGCCATAGAATCCGGAACTCTCCGAACCAATACTGTTCAACTTGGCGGAATTCAACGGTAACCGGCCCGTCCGCTGTCTTGAGGGTGGCTTGATCACCTTCCAGCGCCTGCAAAACAACCTGGACATCCTGCCCGGGCGCTATACGCAGGTTCAGGATCGCGGGACGGTTAAGAAATTCTAAAGTTCGGCGCGCTCCCTCACGCTGCAAACATTCCAAGCCAACGTTCTGAGCATGCTGGCAGGGATAAGGTGCGACTTCGGGATGGTAAACCTTTCCCCATAAATCAAATAACTTAATGTACGAATCCTGTAGCGAAAGCCCGTGTTGTTCCGGGATAAACTCTGTCTTGTTGAATCCGGGAGGCTCAACCGGATTCTGCGCCACCGGAGCCGCCACCTCCTCAGGCGTGGTCGCGGCCACAACCCGCTCAATAACACCGGAAACCGATTGTTCGTCATCGCCCTCTGCAAAGTATCCATGCTGCGGAATATCTAACACCCATAGCGTGCTGATA
This window encodes:
- the dinG gene encoding ATP-dependent DNA helicase DinG, producing MALTDDVKQDIQQAYRDVLAGKGVRARYGQRLMIAEIARYMGEITDNDGLRTSPASACVVEAGTGTGKTLAYLISAIPVAKALGKTLVISTATVALQDQIVLKDLPDLRKHSKLKFNWTLAKGRGRYLCMSRLEARLHDEGHGDSDTMPLFLLDSPVDDEASSRATFEKMLGSYGSREWDGDRDHWPEQIPDEIWRQVTTDHRQCTNRHCAYFDSCAFFEARKDLDDADIVVANHDLVLADLALGGGAILPEPENALFIFDEAHHLPDKALNHFAASVPLSATRQWLKQLSQALVKMQPWLPGGSQAAKAVEKISLAGRDLDIALAKVYEEVEDNTGWDFNEERRSAQWRYPEGELPDSLAELAGETRIVTAGLCRNLGTLVEELQSAFDERKDPELDRDTAESWYPVIGAFHSRAEEQLRLWEAWSEGNVAAKPDQDESAQPVPRKGPPAARWSVRQRWEHAEDITLFSSPVLADNLLYSRLWSRVYGAVLTSATLTALGRFDRLRSRAGLPEASRYMVVPSSFRYNEMATVEVPAIEAMPTDDGFGDALVKRLPDLWAGEKATLVLFTSRRQMQQVRDALAPEYPELILTQDDMAKNEVLRTHCSRIDEGKASVLFGVASFAEGIDLPGKYLHHVVITRLPFSVPDDPIEASLAEWVTQRGGNPFMEITVPDASVKLVQAVGRLLRTEQDTGRVTILDRRIVARRYGQLLLDALPPFRRLIEH
- a CDS encoding general secretion pathway protein GspB translates to MSYILDALRKSEAERRQGKAPDLGQQVQMIYRPKKKPVSAVVWVVLALIINAAVLAYVFWPSRPVPETTAISAGTVESDAVASPGAPVRASQAEAKPEPEFQPEPVNQVPVVPVESPQAVAESGLNEPRFEQPTIIVPSQSEQQRPPAPVQTRPQERVPHLVELPLSFQKSVPDLTFNSHIYSSDPTASRVMINNRYLRTGQSLGSLLVENITEDGVVLSKNGQRFRVGIVRDWVSPR
- a CDS encoding LuxR C-terminal-related transcriptional regulator codes for the protein MLLNTKFLRPSPDRRAVRRERLDVMLDASEGKRLNLIVAPAGFGKSTLASQWCAQNTARTAWLSLDTHDDQPRQFWQYLIGAFEHSGLMGLEDAKKQLSQESGDDLTAAITCLINTLSTEGVPWSLVLDDYHVISDDDIHRQLAWFIDYLPPGILITIASRTEPPLPLARWRVRRQVQDLYPGLLAFSEDECLSFFRDTMAMDLTEEEVLSIAQRTEGWVAAMQLSALSGKAGQASQSQSTLTAPIALEGKLISDYVLSEVLDQLPDPLTDFLLDTSCCPRLCASLCNFIRERADSEEMLESLLAQNLFIIPLDNRNGWFRYHDLFREALAARARIINHERAETLQRRTVNWLLSHGHVQEAIGQIVSSQDTERLAQVLAEHGNNLIHGGFHLPVLEWLKLLPEDRVQESPQLMMLQVWGLYFANRVEKLEPILGEVENLLDRQVADSHPNAEGALAIHAELSLMRSYLARSRNDEQNASDLTRQALKDIDHNQIPLKSVTYYGLGLDDFGKGELNDAQEALEAAIRFGQVERKPSTVLSSGGLLAWIQYHRGDTDLALDTTTRIRSWVDEHYSDPSQPRLISCWQNSALTEIYRERNELELAASYLSPLLEHVENGTEPGQHVVIQYVRGHLAFSKGNLETAIECLEDALFVGNKRREHIVFEPPAVSALLARCYLAAGDQAKAMRCIEPAIQHPANNPLNREQNQISLARTLISGGRCREAQDTLSALIPIAERNAHNRHLVEILLVYAEALQQEGRAAEASAMLERALDQAENAGFMRLFAEENDRLKRLLLELPRLRAPGRWNRELLTMLKDQNATLNPLTQEPVTQRATGPSDSEQPSPLVEPLSLREQEVLQLINQGLANKDIAMTMSVAPATVKAHIRNLYSKLGVGRRTEALAKARELGLLDQSS